In Aspergillus nidulans FGSC A4 chromosome IV, a single window of DNA contains:
- a CDS encoding protein ngn13 (transcript_id=CADANIAT00000284), whose product MPAAECEAFFEIEERARRRVMEGLKHYYLDTLVVHPNYQRRGAGSMLVQWDCGLADEEGVALYADASRAGAPLYERFGFVDESKGDSGQAEVASMIRRALPTTQAYNMTLSNYRRLNIPVPLQLGYKP is encoded by the exons ATGCCAGCAGCTGAATGCGAGGCGTTctttgagattgaggaaagagcgaggaggagagtTATGGAAGGACTCAAGCATTATT ACCTTGATACTTTGGTAGTGCACCCCAATTACCAGCGGCGCGGCGCGGGCTCGATGCTTGTACAGTGGGATTGTGGCCTGGCGGACGAAGAGGGAGTCGCACTGTATGCGGATGCGagcagagctggagcgcCGCTGTATGAGCGGTTTGGGTTTGTGGATGAGAGCAAAGGTGATTCGGGACAGGCGGAGGTTGCATCTATGATTAGAAGGGCGC TTCCGACTACTCAGGCCTACAACATGACACTGAGTAACTACCGGCGACTTAATATACCAGTTCCACTACAGCTGGGCTACAAACCATAA
- a CDS encoding uncharacterized protein (transcript_id=CADANIAT00000285) — translation MAYMSPDPLSANWSYDSAIDLFSLNTMIPEPFPLDIPNDMLWDAKELPADFFAAPTDINGFTVSHDESLSSDQESDDQSFSPNNFMASTPPSASTLDLPSPMAMPMNIKTEPQTTINPCSTQSQQPKRKASMISDSSSRYSSPELSPQQPSPPPRQTTTTGRRSRAANATNGDENTARGRNAAKRAAHNIIEKRYRTNMNAKFVALEKAMSVKTSGVSKAVSSTNSSSNGVKSSASLKKSEILSNAITYMQELQEMNERLRKEVAALTRERRANAYC, via the exons ATGGCGTACATGTCTCCTGATCCCCTGTCGGCCAATTGGTCCTACGACAGCGCCAtcgacctcttctccctcaaCACTATGATCCCCGAGCCATTCCCTCTGGATATCCCCAACGACATGCTCTGGGATGCAAAGGAGCTGCCGGCCGATTTCTTCGCTGCCCCGACAGACATCAACGGGTTCACCGTCTCGCATGACGAGTCGCTCTCTTCT GACCAAGAAAGCGACGACCAGTCTTTCTCGCCCAACAACTTCATGGCCTCGACGCCCCCGTCTGCTTCCACACTCGACCTCCCCTCGCCAATGGCCATGCCCATGAATATCAAGACTGAGCCGCAGACTACGATCAACCCGTGCTCCACTCAGTCTCAGCAACCCAAACGCAAAGCCTCTATGATCTCGGACTCGTCGAGTCGCTACTCCTCTCCCGAACTCTCACCACAGCAGCCCTCTCCACCACCTCGACAAACAACAACGACCGGCCGCAGGTCCCGAGCCGCAAACGCGACAAACGGTGATGAGAACACCGCCCGTGGCCGCAACGCCGCTAAGCGCGCCGCTCACAACATCATCGAGAAGCGCTACCGCACAAACATGAACGCCAAGTTCGTTGCTCTGGAAAAGGCCATGTCTGTCAAGACGTCCGGTGTGTCGAAGGCCGTCTCGTCGACAAATTCAAGTAGCAATGGCGTCAAGTCCTCGGCGTCGCTGAAAAAGTCCGAGATTCTGAGCAATGCAATCACGTAcatgcaggagctgcaggaaatGAATGAGCGGCTACGCAAGGAGGTCGCCGCCCTGACTcgagagagaagagcaaATGCATACTGTTAA
- the fhpA gene encoding flavohemoprotein (transcript_id=CADANIAT00000286): MSLSPEQIQLIKATVPVLQEHGTTITKVFYDNMLTAHPELKTVFNVSNKVHGHQPQALAGALFAYASYIDNLGVLSPAVERICHKHASLAIQPDGYQIVGKFLLEAMGQVLGDALTPPLLEAWAAAYWQLANIMIGKEAELYKSADGWTDFRDFRVARKEPESDVITSFYLEPVDGKPLPSFLPGQYVSIQVQVPQLNHAQCRQYSLSDQPKPTYYRISVRKDLGLDASDPSAPAHPGYVSNILHDNINVGDIVKLTHPYGDFHLTDAAASSPLVLISAGVGLTPMTSMVNTLRTAESNTRPVHFIHGAHTSASRAFQAHLQSLPNLKTTYFLTAPTESDKQGENYTYKGRVDLSKIADEDLFLGDKQTEYYICGPTAFMLDTQKALVARGVDQSRVHMELFGTGGVPAA; this comes from the coding sequence ATGTCCCTTTCTCCCGAACAAATCCAGCTCATCAAGGCCACTGTGCCTGTGCTGCAGGAGCATggcaccaccatcaccaagGTCTTCTACGACAACATGCTCACTGCGCACCCCGAGCTCAAAACCGTGTTCAATGTCTCCAACAAGGTCCACGGGCACCAGCCGCAGGCGCTCGCGGGCGCGCTCTTCGCGTACGCGAGCTATATCGACAACCTGGGGGTCCTCTCGCCGGCCGTTGAGCGCATCTGCCACAAGCACGCCTCGCTTGCTATCCAGCCCGACGGGTACCAGATCGTCGGCAAGTTCCTCCTCGAAGCGATGGGCCAGGTGCTCGGTGACGCGCTCACGCCTCCGCTGCTCGAAGCCTGGGCGGCCGCGTACTGGCAGCTCGCCAACATCATGATTGGCAAGGAGGCCGAGTTGTACAAGTCCGCCGACGGGTGGACTGATTTCCGTGACTTCCGTGTCGCTCGTAAAGAGCCCGAGTCGGACGTCATCACCTCGTTCTACCTCGAGCCCGTGGACGGCAAGCCTCTGCCGTCTTTCCTGCCGGGCCAGTACGTCTCTATCCAGGTGCAGGTGCCGCAACTCAACCACGCGCAATGCCGCCAGTACTCGCTCAGCGaccagccaaagccaaccTACTACCGTATCAGTGTACGCAAGGACCTTGGTCTGGATGCCTCTGACCCGTCCGCGCCCGCGCATCCCGGCTACGTCTCTAACATCCTCCATGACAATATCAATGTTGGCGACATCGTCAAGCTCACCCATCCCTATGGCGACTTCCACCTCACCGATGCCGCCGCCTCAAGCCCGCTTGTCCTGATCTCCGCTGGCGTCGGTCTCACCCCGATGACATCAATGGTGAACACGCTGCGCACCGCCGAGTCCAACACCCGCCCTGTACATTTCATCCACGGCGCACACACGTCCGCATCGCGTGCCTTCCAAGCACACCTGCAGTCCCTCCCCAACCTCAAAACAACGTACTTCCTGACGGCTCCAACCGAGTCGGACAAGCAAGGCGAGAACTACACATACAAGGGTCGCGTTGATCTATCCAAGATCGCCGACGAGGatctcttccttggcgaCAAGCAGACTGAGTACTACATCTGTGGGCCGACGGCGTTCATGCTCGATACACAGAAGGCGCTTGTGGCCAGGGGCGTGGACCAGAGCCGCGTGCACATGGAGCTTTTCGGCACGGGTGGCGTGCCGGCGGCTTAG
- a CDS encoding aquaporin (transcript_id=CADANIAT00000287) produces MRSRIPNILKPWGRQETQGDTPVVRRNRNQLPMLHLADTTRNNLIAMTGEFVGTFLFLFFSFAGTQVANTPKPVEGAPPNTDALLYSALAFGFSLMVNIWAFYRVTGLLFNPAVTLALCLVGGMPAYRGLFVFAAQIVGGIAAAGVVSALFPGDLNVSTRLGGGASISQGLFIEMFLTAQLVFVIIMLAVVKHKGTFLAPVAIGIAFFVTEMIGDYYTGGSLNPARSLGPDVINRSFPGYHWIYWVGPLLGSLLACGFYYFLTFFSYESVNPGQDFNEWEAKWGPGPTSWDSSMRQHSHSDTTTLNRGMSPRDSRAARNGNGDWNGAHGAHVPPPPGEEQV; encoded by the exons ATGCGCTCCCGCATCccaaacatcctcaagcCCTGGGGAAGGCAGGAGACCCAGGGCGATACGCCCGTCGTGCGGCGCAACCGAAACCAGCTGCCGATGCTGCATCTCGCCGATACGACGCGCAACAATTTAATCGCTATGACCGGCGAGTTCGTCGGCACgtttctgttcctgttcttcTCGTTTGCCGGCACCCAAGTCGCGAATACGCCGAAACCGGTCGAGGGGGCGCCGCCGAATACCGATGCACTGCTGTACTCGGCGCTGGCGTTTGGTTTCTCGCTTATGGTGAACATCTGGGCGTTTTACCGGGTGACGGGGCTGCTGTTCAATCCCGCT GTAACCCTAGCCCTCTGTCTCGTTGGGGGGATGCCCGCCTACCGCGGGCTGTTCGTCTTTGCCGCTCAGATCGTCGGGGGCATTGCGGCGGCCGGCGTAGTCAGCGCCTTGTTCCCGGGGGATCTCAATGTCTCGACGAGACTGGGAGGAGGCGCATCCATATCGCAGGGTTTGTTCATCGAAATGTTCCTGACCGCGCAGCTCGTCTTTGTCATCATCATGCTGGCGGTCGTCAAGCACAAAGGGACCTTTCTTGCACCGGTTGCTATCGGAATCGCTTTCTTCGTGACGGAGATGATCG GCGACTACTACACCGGGGGCTCGCTGAACCCCGCGCGGTCTCTCGGACCGGACGTGATCAACCGCAGCTTCCCGGGTTATCATTGGATTTACTGGGTCGGCCCGCTACTCGGATCGCTGCTGGCCTGTGGTTTCTATTACTTcctgaccttcttctcgtATGAGAGCGTCAACCCGGGCCAGGACTTCAATGAGTGGGAGGCGAAATGGGGTCCGGGACCGACCTCGTGGGATTCGTCCATGCGCCAGCATTCGCACTCGGATACGACCACGCTGAATCGCGGGATGTCGCCACGAGACAGTCGGGCCGCTAGAAACGGGAATGGGGATTGGAACGGTGCCCATGGTGCGCACGTTCCTCCGCCGCCGGGAGAAGAGCAGGTGTAG
- a CDS encoding putative GABA permease (Uga4) (transcript_id=CADANIAT00000288) has product MGKQTDVRPPSPGLGDTYDQQLLAKLGYKQELRRSYSTLQIFAIAFSIMGLVPSIASTIPFSLPAGPAGMVWGWLTASILIFTVGLAMSDMASSMPTAGGFYWWTHYFAGKKFKRPLSFLVGYSNTLGLIGGICSVDYTLSLLILACISIARDGNWSASNGIIYGLYAGLILVHSVATIVTSNIMPRIQTACIFINVGLIIATVVALPVGKVTRGGTLNSGSFVFGHIDNLSNWPTGWNFVLAFMSPIWAIGFFDSCVHMSEEARDAPKAVPRGILFSAGSACLLGFLVLSVLAAVMDPDVAKTAGTVYGQPMAQIYYDSLGKRGALGFMAVLILIQFLIGLSLIVAASRQVFAFSRDYALPFSPILRKITSLNGQPQPINAIVFLGGICVIFGLLALINSVAANALFSLFVASNYVAWGTPILCRLIWSKRFVPGAFYTGPKVSSIIAGIAVAWLGFGLLLSMFPTVKNPGPAEMNYTVVINGFVWIASMLYYAVYARKVFTGPRVTLAEGEGVSSSFIGTQAEAAREVNNEKEVGTDTSPAG; this is encoded by the exons ATGGGCAAGCAAACAGACGTTCGCCCGCCCTCGCCGGGCTTGGGCGACACCTATGACCAGCAACTCCTCGCCAAATTGGGGTACAAACAGGAACTGCGCCGGTCGTACTCGACGCTGCAGATCTTCGCCATCGCATTTAGCATCATGGGCCTGGTGCCATCGATCGCGTCCACAATCCCGTTTTCGTTGCCTGCCGGGCCGGCGGGCATGGTTTGG GGCTGGCTCACTGCcagcatcctcatcttcaccgTCGGGCTGGCCATGTCAGATATGGCGTCGTCTATGCCGACGGCCGGCGGGTTCTACTGGTGGACGCACTACTTTGCAGGCAAGAAGTTCAAGCGACCGCTGAGCTTTCTGGTGGGATATAGCAATACGCTCGGGTTGATTGGGGGCATTTGCTCGGTTGATT ACACGCTCTCGCTGCTCATTCTCGCCTGCATCTCGATTGCGCGCGACGGCAACTGGTCTGCCAGCAACGGGATAATCTACGGCCTCTACGCCGGCCTGATCCTCGTCCACTCCGTCGCCACGATCGTCACGAGCAACATCATGCCGCGCATCCAGACCGcctgcatcttcatcaacgtTGGCCTCATAATCGCGACCGTGGTCGCATTGCCCGTCGGCAAGGTCACTCGCGGCGGGACCCTGAATTCCGGCTCTTTTGTCTTCGGACACATCGACAATCTCTCCAACTGGCCGACGGGCTGGAACTTCGTCCTGGCGTTCATGTCGCCCATCTGGGCGATTGGCTTCTTCGATTCCTGCGTGCATATGAGCGAGGAGGCGAGGGATGCGCCCAAAGCCGTGCCCCGCggcatcctcttcagcgcAGGGAGTGCGTGCTTGTTAGGCTTTCTGGTACTGAGTGTCCTGGCCGCGGTCATGGATCCGGATGTCGCCAAAACGGCGGGGACTGTCTATGGGCAGCCGATGGCACAG ATCTACTATGATTCTCTCGGCAAACGTGGCGCGCTAGGCTTCATGGCCGTGCTGATCCTTATCCAGTTCTTGATCGGGCTGAGCTTG ATCGTGGCAGCCTCCCGCCAGGTCTTCGCTTTCAGCCGCGACTACGCGCTCCCCTTCTCTCCCATTCTACGCAAAATCACCTCGCTGAACGGGCAACCCCAGCCGATCAACGCGATCGTCTTTCTCGGTGGGATCTGCGTGATCTTCGGCCTACTGGCGCTGATCAACAGCGTCGCAGCGAACGCGCTCTTCTCGCTCTTTGTCGCCTCGAACTACGTGGCTTGGGGCACGCCGATTCTGTGCCGGCTCATCTGGAGTAAGAGGTTTGTCCCGGGGGCGTTCTATACCGGCCCGAAAGTCAGCAGCATTATTGCCGGCATCGCGGTGGCATGGCTGGGCTTTGGCTTGTTGTTAAGCATGTTTCCAACGGTCAAGAATCCTGGAC CCGCAGAAATGAATTACACCGTCGTGATTAATGGGTTCGTCTGGATTGCTAGCATGTTGTATTATGCGGTTTACGCCCGCAAGGTTTTTACTGGGCCAAGGGTAACCCTTGCCGAGGGAGAGGGTGTCTCTTCGTCATTTATTGGCACACAGGCGGAGGCAGCAAGGGAGGTGAACAACGAGAAAGAGGTCGGTACAGATACATCCCCGGCTGGATAA